One segment of Dolichospermum sp. DET69 DNA contains the following:
- a CDS encoding integrase yields the protein MVKWTLEEVNERLKAGRIGVTVCQRGDRLSLRGTFPAKPGIDKPPYQQYLALGCYANPAGLQYAEAEAKKVGGLLAQKQFTWSDYLEEPLTPVGDAQSWVKKFEVDYYNRKGRTPTTETTWKSDYLPAWQLLERELTSATIIAAAGKTTANTRKRKRVCEKLLALAKFAGITVDLKPYLGTYGSSETIPRNIPSKKEIEDSRNLFTGHWLWGYGVLAAYGLRPHELFFCEISPEHPHLLKVLKGKTGYREVYPYYLEWAKEWQLWEQATLPCNADTFKEYGGRVTRTFARKKVSFTPYCLRHAYCIRLATEYKIPVAIAASWAGHEPGVYLKTYQRWIGESEKRRVFEESIKTPD from the coding sequence ATGGTCAAATGGACTCTAGAGGAAGTCAATGAACGTCTAAAAGCTGGGAGAATCGGCGTTACAGTCTGTCAACGTGGAGACAGGCTTTCACTGCGTGGCACATTCCCGGCAAAACCAGGAATTGATAAGCCACCCTATCAGCAATATCTAGCTTTAGGATGCTATGCCAACCCCGCAGGGCTGCAATATGCTGAAGCTGAAGCCAAAAAAGTTGGTGGATTACTGGCTCAAAAACAATTCACCTGGTCCGACTATTTAGAAGAACCATTAACACCGGTTGGCGATGCCCAATCATGGGTTAAGAAATTTGAAGTTGATTATTACAACCGCAAAGGCCGCACCCCTACCACTGAAACTACTTGGAAATCAGATTACCTACCAGCGTGGCAACTTCTAGAAAGGGAATTAACATCAGCAACAATCATCGCCGCAGCAGGGAAAACCACCGCCAACACCCGTAAACGTAAACGGGTATGTGAGAAGCTGCTGGCATTGGCTAAATTTGCGGGGATAACTGTAGATTTAAAACCATATTTGGGGACGTATGGGAGTAGTGAGACGATACCCCGGAATATCCCTAGTAAAAAAGAAATTGAGGACAGCAGAAATTTATTTACTGGACATTGGTTGTGGGGTTATGGGGTATTAGCGGCTTATGGACTTCGACCCCATGAATTATTTTTCTGTGAAATCTCACCAGAACATCCGCACTTGTTGAAAGTTCTAAAAGGTAAAACAGGGTACAGGGAAGTTTACCCCTATTATCTCGAATGGGCTAAAGAATGGCAGCTATGGGAACAAGCCACGCTCCCATGTAATGCTGATACTTTTAAAGAGTATGGTGGTAGAGTGACCCGGACATTTGCCAGAAAGAAAGTATCATTTACTCCCTACTGCTTACGTCATGCCTACTGCATAAGGTTAGCTACAGAATACAAAATCCCGGTGGCGATCGCTGCTAGTTGGGCTGGTCACGAACCGGGAGTGTATCTAAAAACTTATCAAAGATGGATTGGAGAATCTGAAAAACGACGGGTGTTTGAGGAAAGTATTAAAACACCAGACTAA